A region of Paenimyroides aestuarii DNA encodes the following proteins:
- the ruvX gene encoding Holliday junction resolvase RuvX — MAIDYGGKRTGIAVTDEMQIIASGLTTVETKNIFPFLENYFKTEKVAKIIVGEPKRMNNEASSIGAEINQFVEKLANLYPQIEIIRMDERFTSKIAFQTMIDSGLKKKQRQNKALVDEIAATILLQDYMNSNR, encoded by the coding sequence ATGGCAATTGATTACGGCGGAAAACGAACCGGAATTGCCGTAACCGATGAAATGCAAATCATTGCATCGGGTTTAACAACTGTTGAAACAAAAAATATTTTTCCGTTTTTGGAAAACTATTTTAAAACCGAAAAAGTTGCAAAAATAATAGTTGGCGAACCAAAACGCATGAACAATGAGGCGTCAAGTATCGGAGCTGAAATTAATCAATTTGTAGAAAAATTAGCTAACTTGTATCCGCAAATTGAAATCATTAGAATGGATGAGCGTTTTACATCCAAAATTGCATTTCAAACAATGATTGACAGCGGATTAAAGAAAAAGCAACGCCAAAATAAAGCATTGGTTGACGAAATTGCAGCGACCATTTTGTTGCAAGATTATATGAACAGCAACCGCTAA